In Alosa sapidissima isolate fAloSap1 chromosome 4, fAloSap1.pri, whole genome shotgun sequence, the following are encoded in one genomic region:
- the LOC121707228 gene encoding uncharacterized protein LOC121707228 isoform X1, translating to MHDSFMSPPFKACSCSLRPMDFQNQLSVSSSVILPTDTVHLCCSVPRPAVSQCYFSVGKHHVQPAQSCQLSPTGEQMKAWGDINPPSELHVKCYYTVKTSLGVESPSDHSSSVLVSVLGNLQKPIVSIQHDLAHIQFHIVCEIPNQSWNVTSCQLYTGHEEEFYLKVEKKKNCHFYVEENDLFRRLQSVRSRGVSCDYTVNTEPPSLSPRSDDYTIQRFQTTNTPVTSSGAGNQPQTTNVPIRSSETGLINVKTNHSTPFPETTSTSSFSGLRSQSTHVTLKDATTLDHTGKTLNATDASATARTLSIGMLLIIIAVTSCILLTGLFAVCFKWKCPLEGPDEPVSKFEFDLHNLNSDMLPDVNQVTCFWFKRKILYSIILYIPDTHCFLFQKNINTKRTGTPARTRQSKIIYVFTPTIMYVSGGICQFTFFCASDNPSDIVMACNTVRTVNDTAGTYTMITSIPLTVAPDVHKKTDVFSGQDDSHVYSSISDIPSVSNQRDQTYSLLQDHKSPAVTQQDMTEA from the exons ATGCATGACTCTTTTATGTCTCCTCCTTTTAAGGCTTGTTCTTGTTCTCTGAGGCCCATG GATTTCCAAAACCAGCTGTCGGTATCGTCTTCAGTCATTTTGCCAACAGACACAGTCCATCTGTGCTGTTCAGTCCCTCGGCCTGCAGTATCTCAGTGCTATTTCTCTGTTGGAAAACACCATGTACAGCCTGCACAATCATGTCAGCTGTCTCCCACAGGGGAACAGATGAAAGCTTGGGGAGATATAAACCCTCCTTCAGAGCTTCATGTGAAATGTTACTACACTGTGAAAACCAGTCTTGGTGTTGAAAGTCCCTCTGATCACTCTTCTTCTGTTTTAGTGTCTGTGCTGG GTAATTTGCAGAAACCCATTGTAAGCATTCAGCATGACTTAGCACATATACAGTTCCACATTGTTTGTGAAATACCCAATCAGTCCTGGAATGTCACCAGCTGTCAACTTTATACTGGACATGAAGAGGAATTCTACTTAAAagttgaaaaaaagaaaaattgccATTTTTATGTGGAGGAGAATGATTTATTCAGACGTCTGCAGTCAGTGAGAAGCAGAGGGGTGAGCTGTGATTATACAGTGAACACAGAACCTCCGTCACTCTCTCCACGCAGTGATGATTACACCATTCAAC GATTCCAGACTACAAATACTCCTGTGACATCATCAGGAGCTG GAAACCAGCCCCAGACCACCAACGTTCCTATAAGATCATCAGAAACGG GACTCATCAATGTGAAGACAAATCATTCAACACCTTTTCCTGAGACAACCTCAACATCCTCATTTTCTG GTTTAAGGTCTCAGTCAACGCATGTGACGCTCAAAGATGCCACAACACTTGATCACACAG GTAAAACCCTTAATGCCACAGATGCTTCAG CTACAGCTAGAACACTGAGCATCG GAATGTTGCTGATCATCATAGCGGTGACGTCTTGCATTCTCCTGACTGGCCTGTTCGCAGTCTGTTTCAAATGGAAATGCC ccTTGGAGGGCCCAgatgaacctgttagcaaatttgaatttgatctGCACAACCTTAATTCAGATATGCTGCCTGATGTCAACCAGGTTACATGCTTCTGGTTTAAAAGAAAGATACTGTACAGCATCATTCTATACATACCTGATACACATTGTTTTCTCTTTCAGAAAAACATAAACACCAAAA GAACAGGTACTCCAGCCAGGACCAGACAGAGTAAGATCATATATGTGTTCACACCCACTATTATGTATGTATCAGGAGGAATATGCcaatttacttttttttgtgcTTCAGATAATCCCTCAGACATTGTGATGGCATGCAATACAGTTAGA ACTGTTAATGATACAGCTGGAACCTACACCATGATCACCTCAATACCCCTGACCGTAGCTCCAG ATGTTCATAAAAAGACAGATGTATTCTCTGGACAGGATGAT TCTCATGTCTACAGCTCTATATCTGACATACCAAGTGTCTCCAACCAAAGGGACCAGACGTACAGCTTGTTGCAGGACCACAAGAGTCCTGCAGTTACACAGCAGGACATGACCGAGGCCTAG
- the LOC121707228 gene encoding uncharacterized protein LOC121707228 isoform X3 produces MHDSFMSPPFKACSCSLRPMDFQNQLSVSSSVILPTDTVHLCCSVPRPAVSQCYFSVGKHHVQPAQSCQLSPTGEQMKAWGDINPPSELHVKCYYTVKTSLGVESPSDHSSSVLVSVLGNLQKPIVSIQHDLAHIQFHIVCEIPNQSWNVTSCQLYTGHEEEFYLKVEKKKNCHFYVEENDLFRRLQSVRSRGVSCDYTVNTEPPSLSPRSDDYTIQRFQTTNTPVTSSGAGNQPQTTNVPIRSSETGLINVKTNHSTPFPETTSTSSFSGLRSQSTHVTLKDATTLDHTGKTLNATDASATARTLSIGMLLIIIAVTSCILLTGLFAVCFKWKCQKHKHQNTGTGTPARTRQSKIIYVFTPTIMYVSGGICQFTFFCASDNPSDIVMACNTVRTVNDTAGTYTMITSIPLTVAPDVHKKTDVFSGQDDSHVYSSISDIPSVSNQRDQTYSLLQDHKSPAVTQQDMTEA; encoded by the exons ATGCATGACTCTTTTATGTCTCCTCCTTTTAAGGCTTGTTCTTGTTCTCTGAGGCCCATG GATTTCCAAAACCAGCTGTCGGTATCGTCTTCAGTCATTTTGCCAACAGACACAGTCCATCTGTGCTGTTCAGTCCCTCGGCCTGCAGTATCTCAGTGCTATTTCTCTGTTGGAAAACACCATGTACAGCCTGCACAATCATGTCAGCTGTCTCCCACAGGGGAACAGATGAAAGCTTGGGGAGATATAAACCCTCCTTCAGAGCTTCATGTGAAATGTTACTACACTGTGAAAACCAGTCTTGGTGTTGAAAGTCCCTCTGATCACTCTTCTTCTGTTTTAGTGTCTGTGCTGG GTAATTTGCAGAAACCCATTGTAAGCATTCAGCATGACTTAGCACATATACAGTTCCACATTGTTTGTGAAATACCCAATCAGTCCTGGAATGTCACCAGCTGTCAACTTTATACTGGACATGAAGAGGAATTCTACTTAAAagttgaaaaaaagaaaaattgccATTTTTATGTGGAGGAGAATGATTTATTCAGACGTCTGCAGTCAGTGAGAAGCAGAGGGGTGAGCTGTGATTATACAGTGAACACAGAACCTCCGTCACTCTCTCCACGCAGTGATGATTACACCATTCAAC GATTCCAGACTACAAATACTCCTGTGACATCATCAGGAGCTG GAAACCAGCCCCAGACCACCAACGTTCCTATAAGATCATCAGAAACGG GACTCATCAATGTGAAGACAAATCATTCAACACCTTTTCCTGAGACAACCTCAACATCCTCATTTTCTG GTTTAAGGTCTCAGTCAACGCATGTGACGCTCAAAGATGCCACAACACTTGATCACACAG GTAAAACCCTTAATGCCACAGATGCTTCAG CTACAGCTAGAACACTGAGCATCG GAATGTTGCTGATCATCATAGCGGTGACGTCTTGCATTCTCCTGACTGGCCTGTTCGCAGTCTGTTTCAAATGGAAATGCC AAAAACATAAACACCAAAA TACAGGAACAGGTACTCCAGCCAGGACCAGACAGAGTAAGATCATATATGTGTTCACACCCACTATTATGTATGTATCAGGAGGAATATGCcaatttacttttttttgtgcTTCAGATAATCCCTCAGACATTGTGATGGCATGCAATACAGTTAGA ACTGTTAATGATACAGCTGGAACCTACACCATGATCACCTCAATACCCCTGACCGTAGCTCCAG ATGTTCATAAAAAGACAGATGTATTCTCTGGACAGGATGAT TCTCATGTCTACAGCTCTATATCTGACATACCAAGTGTCTCCAACCAAAGGGACCAGACGTACAGCTTGTTGCAGGACCACAAGAGTCCTGCAGTTACACAGCAGGACATGACCGAGGCCTAG
- the LOC121707228 gene encoding uncharacterized protein LOC121707228 isoform X4 yields MHDSFMSPPFKACSCSLRPMDFQNQLSVSSSVILPTDTVHLCCSVPRPAVSQCYFSVGKHHVQPAQSCQLSPTGEQMKAWGDINPPSELHVKCYYTVKTSLGVESPSDHSSSVLVSVLGNLQKPIVSIQHDLAHIQFHIVCEIPNQSWNVTSCQLYTGHEEEFYLKVEKKKNCHFYVEENDLFRRLQSVRSRGVSCDYTVNTEPPSLSPRSDDYTIQRFQTTNTPVTSSGAGNQPQTTNVPIRSSETGLINVKTNHSTPFPETTSTSSFSGLRSQSTHVTLKDATTLDHTGKTLNATDASATARTLSIGMLLIIIAVTSCILLTGLFAVCFKWKCQKHKHQNTGTGTPARTRQNNPSDIVMACNTVRTVNDTAGTYTMITSIPLTVAPDVHKKTDVFSGQDDSHVYSSISDIPSVSNQRDQTYSLLQDHKSPAVTQQDMTEA; encoded by the exons ATGCATGACTCTTTTATGTCTCCTCCTTTTAAGGCTTGTTCTTGTTCTCTGAGGCCCATG GATTTCCAAAACCAGCTGTCGGTATCGTCTTCAGTCATTTTGCCAACAGACACAGTCCATCTGTGCTGTTCAGTCCCTCGGCCTGCAGTATCTCAGTGCTATTTCTCTGTTGGAAAACACCATGTACAGCCTGCACAATCATGTCAGCTGTCTCCCACAGGGGAACAGATGAAAGCTTGGGGAGATATAAACCCTCCTTCAGAGCTTCATGTGAAATGTTACTACACTGTGAAAACCAGTCTTGGTGTTGAAAGTCCCTCTGATCACTCTTCTTCTGTTTTAGTGTCTGTGCTGG GTAATTTGCAGAAACCCATTGTAAGCATTCAGCATGACTTAGCACATATACAGTTCCACATTGTTTGTGAAATACCCAATCAGTCCTGGAATGTCACCAGCTGTCAACTTTATACTGGACATGAAGAGGAATTCTACTTAAAagttgaaaaaaagaaaaattgccATTTTTATGTGGAGGAGAATGATTTATTCAGACGTCTGCAGTCAGTGAGAAGCAGAGGGGTGAGCTGTGATTATACAGTGAACACAGAACCTCCGTCACTCTCTCCACGCAGTGATGATTACACCATTCAAC GATTCCAGACTACAAATACTCCTGTGACATCATCAGGAGCTG GAAACCAGCCCCAGACCACCAACGTTCCTATAAGATCATCAGAAACGG GACTCATCAATGTGAAGACAAATCATTCAACACCTTTTCCTGAGACAACCTCAACATCCTCATTTTCTG GTTTAAGGTCTCAGTCAACGCATGTGACGCTCAAAGATGCCACAACACTTGATCACACAG GTAAAACCCTTAATGCCACAGATGCTTCAG CTACAGCTAGAACACTGAGCATCG GAATGTTGCTGATCATCATAGCGGTGACGTCTTGCATTCTCCTGACTGGCCTGTTCGCAGTCTGTTTCAAATGGAAATGCC AAAAACATAAACACCAAAA TACAGGAACAGGTACTCCAGCCAGGACCAGACAGA ATAATCCCTCAGACATTGTGATGGCATGCAATACAGTTAGA ACTGTTAATGATACAGCTGGAACCTACACCATGATCACCTCAATACCCCTGACCGTAGCTCCAG ATGTTCATAAAAAGACAGATGTATTCTCTGGACAGGATGAT TCTCATGTCTACAGCTCTATATCTGACATACCAAGTGTCTCCAACCAAAGGGACCAGACGTACAGCTTGTTGCAGGACCACAAGAGTCCTGCAGTTACACAGCAGGACATGACCGAGGCCTAG
- the LOC121707228 gene encoding uncharacterized protein LOC121707228 isoform X5, giving the protein MHDSFMSPPFKACSCSLRPMDFQNQLSVSSSVILPTDTVHLCCSVPRPAVSQCYFSVGKHHVQPAQSCQLSPTGEQMKAWGDINPPSELHVKCYYTVKTSLGVESPSDHSSSVLVSVLGNLQKPIVSIQHDLAHIQFHIVCEIPNQSWNVTSCQLYTGHEEEFYLKVEKKKNCHFYVEENDLFRRLQSVRSRGVSCDYTVNTEPPSLSPRSDDYTIQRFQTTNTPVTSSGAGNQPQTTNVPIRSSETGLINVKTNHSTPFPETTSTSSFSGLRSQSTHVTLKDATTLDHTGKTLNATDASATARTLSIGMLLIIIAVTSCILLTGLFAVCFKWKCPLEGPDEPVSKFEFDLHNLNSDMLPDVNQVTCFWFKRKILYSIILYIPDTHCFLFQKNINTKIQEQVLQPGPDRVRSYMCSHPLLCMYQEEYANLLFFVLQIIPQTL; this is encoded by the exons ATGCATGACTCTTTTATGTCTCCTCCTTTTAAGGCTTGTTCTTGTTCTCTGAGGCCCATG GATTTCCAAAACCAGCTGTCGGTATCGTCTTCAGTCATTTTGCCAACAGACACAGTCCATCTGTGCTGTTCAGTCCCTCGGCCTGCAGTATCTCAGTGCTATTTCTCTGTTGGAAAACACCATGTACAGCCTGCACAATCATGTCAGCTGTCTCCCACAGGGGAACAGATGAAAGCTTGGGGAGATATAAACCCTCCTTCAGAGCTTCATGTGAAATGTTACTACACTGTGAAAACCAGTCTTGGTGTTGAAAGTCCCTCTGATCACTCTTCTTCTGTTTTAGTGTCTGTGCTGG GTAATTTGCAGAAACCCATTGTAAGCATTCAGCATGACTTAGCACATATACAGTTCCACATTGTTTGTGAAATACCCAATCAGTCCTGGAATGTCACCAGCTGTCAACTTTATACTGGACATGAAGAGGAATTCTACTTAAAagttgaaaaaaagaaaaattgccATTTTTATGTGGAGGAGAATGATTTATTCAGACGTCTGCAGTCAGTGAGAAGCAGAGGGGTGAGCTGTGATTATACAGTGAACACAGAACCTCCGTCACTCTCTCCACGCAGTGATGATTACACCATTCAAC GATTCCAGACTACAAATACTCCTGTGACATCATCAGGAGCTG GAAACCAGCCCCAGACCACCAACGTTCCTATAAGATCATCAGAAACGG GACTCATCAATGTGAAGACAAATCATTCAACACCTTTTCCTGAGACAACCTCAACATCCTCATTTTCTG GTTTAAGGTCTCAGTCAACGCATGTGACGCTCAAAGATGCCACAACACTTGATCACACAG GTAAAACCCTTAATGCCACAGATGCTTCAG CTACAGCTAGAACACTGAGCATCG GAATGTTGCTGATCATCATAGCGGTGACGTCTTGCATTCTCCTGACTGGCCTGTTCGCAGTCTGTTTCAAATGGAAATGCC ccTTGGAGGGCCCAgatgaacctgttagcaaatttgaatttgatctGCACAACCTTAATTCAGATATGCTGCCTGATGTCAACCAGGTTACATGCTTCTGGTTTAAAAGAAAGATACTGTACAGCATCATTCTATACATACCTGATACACATTGTTTTCTCTTTCAGAAAAACATAAACACCAAAA TACAGGAACAGGTACTCCAGCCAGGACCAGACAGAGTAAGATCATATATGTGTTCACACCCACTATTATGTATGTATCAGGAGGAATATGCcaatttacttttttttgtgcTTCAGATAATCCCTCAGACATTGTGA
- the LOC121707228 gene encoding uncharacterized protein LOC121707228 isoform X2: MHDSFMSPPFKACSCSLRPMDFQNQLSVSSSVILPTDTVHLCCSVPRPAVSQCYFSVGKHHVQPAQSCQLSPTGEQMKAWGDINPPSELHVKCYYTVKTSLGVESPSDHSSSVLVSVLGNLQKPIVSIQHDLAHIQFHIVCEIPNQSWNVTSCQLYTGHEEEFYLKVEKKKNCHFYVEENDLFRRLQSVRSRGVSCDYTVNTEPPSLSPRSDDYTIQRFQTTNTPVTSSGAGNQPQTTNVPIRSSETGLINVKTNHSTPFPETTSTSSFSGLRSQSTHVTLKDATTLDHTGKTLNATDASATARTLSIGMLLIIIAVTSCILLTGLFAVCFKWKCPLEGPDEPVSKFEFDLHNLNSDMLPDVNQVTCFWFKRKILYSIILYIPDTHCFLFQKNINTKRTGTPARTRQNNPSDIVMACNTVRTVNDTAGTYTMITSIPLTVAPDVHKKTDVFSGQDDSHVYSSISDIPSVSNQRDQTYSLLQDHKSPAVTQQDMTEA; this comes from the exons ATGCATGACTCTTTTATGTCTCCTCCTTTTAAGGCTTGTTCTTGTTCTCTGAGGCCCATG GATTTCCAAAACCAGCTGTCGGTATCGTCTTCAGTCATTTTGCCAACAGACACAGTCCATCTGTGCTGTTCAGTCCCTCGGCCTGCAGTATCTCAGTGCTATTTCTCTGTTGGAAAACACCATGTACAGCCTGCACAATCATGTCAGCTGTCTCCCACAGGGGAACAGATGAAAGCTTGGGGAGATATAAACCCTCCTTCAGAGCTTCATGTGAAATGTTACTACACTGTGAAAACCAGTCTTGGTGTTGAAAGTCCCTCTGATCACTCTTCTTCTGTTTTAGTGTCTGTGCTGG GTAATTTGCAGAAACCCATTGTAAGCATTCAGCATGACTTAGCACATATACAGTTCCACATTGTTTGTGAAATACCCAATCAGTCCTGGAATGTCACCAGCTGTCAACTTTATACTGGACATGAAGAGGAATTCTACTTAAAagttgaaaaaaagaaaaattgccATTTTTATGTGGAGGAGAATGATTTATTCAGACGTCTGCAGTCAGTGAGAAGCAGAGGGGTGAGCTGTGATTATACAGTGAACACAGAACCTCCGTCACTCTCTCCACGCAGTGATGATTACACCATTCAAC GATTCCAGACTACAAATACTCCTGTGACATCATCAGGAGCTG GAAACCAGCCCCAGACCACCAACGTTCCTATAAGATCATCAGAAACGG GACTCATCAATGTGAAGACAAATCATTCAACACCTTTTCCTGAGACAACCTCAACATCCTCATTTTCTG GTTTAAGGTCTCAGTCAACGCATGTGACGCTCAAAGATGCCACAACACTTGATCACACAG GTAAAACCCTTAATGCCACAGATGCTTCAG CTACAGCTAGAACACTGAGCATCG GAATGTTGCTGATCATCATAGCGGTGACGTCTTGCATTCTCCTGACTGGCCTGTTCGCAGTCTGTTTCAAATGGAAATGCC ccTTGGAGGGCCCAgatgaacctgttagcaaatttgaatttgatctGCACAACCTTAATTCAGATATGCTGCCTGATGTCAACCAGGTTACATGCTTCTGGTTTAAAAGAAAGATACTGTACAGCATCATTCTATACATACCTGATACACATTGTTTTCTCTTTCAGAAAAACATAAACACCAAAA GAACAGGTACTCCAGCCAGGACCAGACAGA ATAATCCCTCAGACATTGTGATGGCATGCAATACAGTTAGA ACTGTTAATGATACAGCTGGAACCTACACCATGATCACCTCAATACCCCTGACCGTAGCTCCAG ATGTTCATAAAAAGACAGATGTATTCTCTGGACAGGATGAT TCTCATGTCTACAGCTCTATATCTGACATACCAAGTGTCTCCAACCAAAGGGACCAGACGTACAGCTTGTTGCAGGACCACAAGAGTCCTGCAGTTACACAGCAGGACATGACCGAGGCCTAG
- the LOC121707228 gene encoding uncharacterized protein LOC121707228 isoform X7 — MHDSFMSPPFKACSCSLRPMDFQNQLSVSSSVILPTDTVHLCCSVPRPAVSQCYFSVGKHHVQPAQSCQLSPTGEQMKAWGDINPPSELHVKCYYTVKTSLGVESPSDHSSSVLVSVLGNLQKPIVSIQHDLAHIQFHIVCEIPNQSWNVTSCQLYTGHEEEFYLKVEKKKNCHFYVEENDLFRRLQSVRSRGVSCDYTVNTEPPSLSPRSDDYTIQRFQTTNTPVTSSGAGNQPQTTNVPIRSSETGLINVKTNHSTPFPETTSTSSFSGLRSQSTHVTLKDATTLDHTGKTLNATDASATARTLSIEKHKHQNTGTGTPARTRQNNPSDIVMACNTVRTVNDTAGTYTMITSIPLTVAPDVHKKTDVFSGQDDSHVYSSISDIPSVSNQRDQTYSLLQDHKSPAVTQQDMTEA, encoded by the exons ATGCATGACTCTTTTATGTCTCCTCCTTTTAAGGCTTGTTCTTGTTCTCTGAGGCCCATG GATTTCCAAAACCAGCTGTCGGTATCGTCTTCAGTCATTTTGCCAACAGACACAGTCCATCTGTGCTGTTCAGTCCCTCGGCCTGCAGTATCTCAGTGCTATTTCTCTGTTGGAAAACACCATGTACAGCCTGCACAATCATGTCAGCTGTCTCCCACAGGGGAACAGATGAAAGCTTGGGGAGATATAAACCCTCCTTCAGAGCTTCATGTGAAATGTTACTACACTGTGAAAACCAGTCTTGGTGTTGAAAGTCCCTCTGATCACTCTTCTTCTGTTTTAGTGTCTGTGCTGG GTAATTTGCAGAAACCCATTGTAAGCATTCAGCATGACTTAGCACATATACAGTTCCACATTGTTTGTGAAATACCCAATCAGTCCTGGAATGTCACCAGCTGTCAACTTTATACTGGACATGAAGAGGAATTCTACTTAAAagttgaaaaaaagaaaaattgccATTTTTATGTGGAGGAGAATGATTTATTCAGACGTCTGCAGTCAGTGAGAAGCAGAGGGGTGAGCTGTGATTATACAGTGAACACAGAACCTCCGTCACTCTCTCCACGCAGTGATGATTACACCATTCAAC GATTCCAGACTACAAATACTCCTGTGACATCATCAGGAGCTG GAAACCAGCCCCAGACCACCAACGTTCCTATAAGATCATCAGAAACGG GACTCATCAATGTGAAGACAAATCATTCAACACCTTTTCCTGAGACAACCTCAACATCCTCATTTTCTG GTTTAAGGTCTCAGTCAACGCATGTGACGCTCAAAGATGCCACAACACTTGATCACACAG GTAAAACCCTTAATGCCACAGATGCTTCAG CTACAGCTAGAACACTGAGCATCG AAAAACATAAACACCAAAA TACAGGAACAGGTACTCCAGCCAGGACCAGACAGA ATAATCCCTCAGACATTGTGATGGCATGCAATACAGTTAGA ACTGTTAATGATACAGCTGGAACCTACACCATGATCACCTCAATACCCCTGACCGTAGCTCCAG ATGTTCATAAAAAGACAGATGTATTCTCTGGACAGGATGAT TCTCATGTCTACAGCTCTATATCTGACATACCAAGTGTCTCCAACCAAAGGGACCAGACGTACAGCTTGTTGCAGGACCACAAGAGTCCTGCAGTTACACAGCAGGACATGACCGAGGCCTAG
- the LOC121707228 gene encoding uncharacterized protein LOC121707228 isoform X6 — translation MHDSFMSPPFKACSCSLRPMDFQNQLSVSSSVILPTDTVHLCCSVPRPAVSQCYFSVGKHHVQPAQSCQLSPTGEQMKAWGDINPPSELHVKCYYTVKTSLGVESPSDHSSSVLVSVLGNLQKPIVSIQHDLAHIQFHIVCEIPNQSWNVTSCQLYTGHEEEFYLKVEKKKNCHFYVEENDLFRRLQSVRSRGVSCDYTVNTEPPSLSPRSDDYTIQRFQTTNTPVTSSGAGNQPQTTNVPIRSSETGLINVKTNHSTPFPETTSTSSFSGLRSQSTHVTLKDATTLDHTGKTLNATDASARTLSIEKHKHQNTGTGTPARTRQSKIIYVFTPTIMYVSGGICQFTFFCASDNPSDIVMACNTVRTVNDTAGTYTMITSIPLTVAPDVHKKTDVFSGQDDSHVYSSISDIPSVSNQRDQTYSLLQDHKSPAVTQQDMTEA, via the exons ATGCATGACTCTTTTATGTCTCCTCCTTTTAAGGCTTGTTCTTGTTCTCTGAGGCCCATG GATTTCCAAAACCAGCTGTCGGTATCGTCTTCAGTCATTTTGCCAACAGACACAGTCCATCTGTGCTGTTCAGTCCCTCGGCCTGCAGTATCTCAGTGCTATTTCTCTGTTGGAAAACACCATGTACAGCCTGCACAATCATGTCAGCTGTCTCCCACAGGGGAACAGATGAAAGCTTGGGGAGATATAAACCCTCCTTCAGAGCTTCATGTGAAATGTTACTACACTGTGAAAACCAGTCTTGGTGTTGAAAGTCCCTCTGATCACTCTTCTTCTGTTTTAGTGTCTGTGCTGG GTAATTTGCAGAAACCCATTGTAAGCATTCAGCATGACTTAGCACATATACAGTTCCACATTGTTTGTGAAATACCCAATCAGTCCTGGAATGTCACCAGCTGTCAACTTTATACTGGACATGAAGAGGAATTCTACTTAAAagttgaaaaaaagaaaaattgccATTTTTATGTGGAGGAGAATGATTTATTCAGACGTCTGCAGTCAGTGAGAAGCAGAGGGGTGAGCTGTGATTATACAGTGAACACAGAACCTCCGTCACTCTCTCCACGCAGTGATGATTACACCATTCAAC GATTCCAGACTACAAATACTCCTGTGACATCATCAGGAGCTG GAAACCAGCCCCAGACCACCAACGTTCCTATAAGATCATCAGAAACGG GACTCATCAATGTGAAGACAAATCATTCAACACCTTTTCCTGAGACAACCTCAACATCCTCATTTTCTG GTTTAAGGTCTCAGTCAACGCATGTGACGCTCAAAGATGCCACAACACTTGATCACACAG GTAAAACCCTTAATGCCACAGATGCTTCAG CTAGAACACTGAGCATCG AAAAACATAAACACCAAAA TACAGGAACAGGTACTCCAGCCAGGACCAGACAGAGTAAGATCATATATGTGTTCACACCCACTATTATGTATGTATCAGGAGGAATATGCcaatttacttttttttgtgcTTCAGATAATCCCTCAGACATTGTGATGGCATGCAATACAGTTAGA ACTGTTAATGATACAGCTGGAACCTACACCATGATCACCTCAATACCCCTGACCGTAGCTCCAG ATGTTCATAAAAAGACAGATGTATTCTCTGGACAGGATGAT TCTCATGTCTACAGCTCTATATCTGACATACCAAGTGTCTCCAACCAAAGGGACCAGACGTACAGCTTGTTGCAGGACCACAAGAGTCCTGCAGTTACACAGCAGGACATGACCGAGGCCTAG